One stretch of Francisella sp. LA112445 DNA includes these proteins:
- a CDS encoding class I SAM-dependent DNA methyltransferase, whose translation MQSKINRITDILRRDDGISGAMHYTEQVSWILFLKFLNDYENEKAFEADLIGEEYIFVLDEKYRWNTWAAPKGADGKLDVINADSGDDLLKFVNKELFPYLKSFKSIDEDVKSLKYKIGAVFEYIDNRVASGHTLRDVINEIDELNFNKKEDLYQLSQIYENLLKEMGSDGGNSGEFYTPRPLVKAIVDVVNPQAGQTVYDPAAGTCGFLIDAYEHMYSKELSTTQLKFLNEETFFGKEKTPLSYVMGVMNMILHGITSPNINKANTLVKDIRSLEEKDRYDIILANPPFGGKEKATIQTNFPIKSNATELLFLQHIYKSLKLGGRCGVVVPEGVLFQTNNAFKNVKKELLENYNVHTIVSLPAGVFLPYSGVKTNVIFFDREGSTTDIFYYEITPPYKLTKNKPIQFEHFAEFLEIWQSRKLTENSWIVKVEDIKDYDISAKNPNKIEAIEHKSPLELVNEIKQNTAEIDKLIGEIEAVLK comes from the coding sequence ATGCAATCAAAGATAAATAGAATAACAGACATACTAAGACGAGATGACGGAATCAGCGGAGCGATGCACTATACTGAGCAAGTCAGCTGGATTCTTTTTTTAAAATTTTTGAATGACTATGAAAATGAAAAAGCCTTTGAGGCAGATCTAATAGGCGAAGAGTATATATTTGTCCTAGATGAAAAATATCGCTGGAATACTTGGGCAGCTCCAAAAGGTGCAGATGGCAAGCTTGATGTTATCAATGCTGATAGTGGTGATGATTTACTAAAGTTTGTTAATAAAGAGCTTTTTCCATATCTGAAATCTTTTAAATCAATAGATGAAGATGTCAAAAGCCTAAAGTATAAAATTGGTGCAGTATTTGAGTATATAGATAACCGTGTAGCTAGTGGTCATACTCTACGCGATGTTATCAATGAGATTGATGAGCTAAATTTTAATAAAAAAGAAGATCTATACCAACTATCGCAAATTTATGAAAATCTACTTAAAGAAATGGGTTCTGATGGTGGAAATAGTGGTGAGTTCTATACGCCAAGACCATTAGTCAAGGCTATCGTAGATGTTGTTAATCCTCAAGCTGGGCAAACTGTTTATGATCCAGCAGCTGGAACTTGTGGCTTTTTGATAGATGCTTATGAGCATATGTATAGCAAAGAGCTATCAACTACACAGTTGAAATTTCTTAATGAAGAGACTTTCTTTGGTAAAGAAAAAACACCTTTATCGTATGTAATGGGTGTGATGAATATGATCCTACATGGTATAACATCACCAAATATTAACAAGGCTAATACACTTGTCAAAGATATTCGTAGTCTTGAGGAGAAAGATCGTTATGATATCATCCTTGCTAATCCACCATTTGGCGGTAAAGAAAAAGCAACTATTCAAACTAACTTTCCAATCAAATCAAATGCTACTGAGCTACTATTTTTACAACATATTTACAAAAGTCTCAAGCTAGGTGGTAGATGTGGTGTAGTTGTGCCAGAAGGTGTGCTTTTTCAGACAAATAACGCTTTTAAGAATGTCAAAAAAGAATTACTTGAAAACTATAATGTCCATACTATAGTTTCATTACCTGCTGGGGTATTTTTACCGTATAGTGGTGTTAAGACAAATGTGATTTTCTTTGATAGAGAGGGTAGCACTACAGATATTTTCTATTATGAAATTACACCACCATACAAACTAACCAAAAATAAGCCGATTCAATTTGAGCATTTTGCAGAGTTTTTAGAAATTTGGCAGTCACGTAAACTTACAGAAAATAGTTGGATAGTTAAAGTAGAAGATATCAAAGATTATGATATATCAGCTAAAAATCCTAACAAAATTGAAGCTATCGAGCATAAATCGCCGTTAGAATTAGTCAATGAAATCAAACAAAATACCGCTGAGATAGATAAACTAATAGGTGAGATTGAAGCAGTACTAAAATAA
- the dinB gene encoding DNA polymerase IV, whose product MDKIRKIIHFDMDYFFAQVEEKANPGLKDKPFAVGGTNPKRGVISTCNYIAREYGVHSAMPTSIALQKCPNLILLNTDFAKYKAASGIIREIFHSFTDKVEPLSLDEAYLDVTDVQEYKNSATLIAQAIKQQIFNKTGLTGSAGVAPNKLLAKIASDINKPNGLYVITPEQVDNFIKDLPVKKLFGVGKVSQEKLKSMGVETCSQLQQISLNTLLDKFGKFGASLYNYARGIDNREVNPIRIRKSVSVENTYLDDLKTLEACLKKLPSLYEKLTSRMSDRHYKSIVGIFVKFTDTRFNKTSLTRVAKTLDKEAYKNLIIDLHKKQKYPIRLMGIGIRLGEVDDRQMELF is encoded by the coding sequence ATGGATAAAATCAGAAAAATCATACACTTTGATATGGACTACTTCTTTGCTCAAGTGGAAGAGAAAGCAAATCCAGGCTTAAAAGATAAGCCCTTTGCAGTTGGTGGAACAAATCCTAAACGAGGTGTAATCTCCACGTGTAACTATATTGCACGTGAATATGGTGTCCATTCTGCAATGCCTACATCTATTGCACTACAAAAATGTCCCAACTTGATACTTTTAAATACTGATTTTGCCAAATATAAAGCTGCTTCTGGTATTATTAGAGAGATATTTCATTCTTTTACAGATAAAGTCGAGCCTCTATCTCTTGATGAAGCATACCTTGATGTTACAGATGTACAAGAATATAAAAATAGTGCAACTCTAATTGCTCAAGCTATCAAACAGCAGATATTTAATAAGACTGGTCTAACTGGCTCAGCTGGTGTAGCTCCAAATAAGCTTTTAGCAAAGATAGCTAGTGATATAAATAAACCAAACGGACTATATGTCATAACTCCTGAGCAAGTTGATAACTTTATAAAAGATTTACCTGTTAAAAAGCTCTTTGGTGTTGGTAAAGTATCTCAAGAAAAGCTAAAAAGCATGGGGGTTGAGACATGCTCACAGCTGCAACAAATTAGTTTAAATACGCTTCTAGATAAGTTCGGTAAATTTGGTGCTAGTTTATACAACTATGCTCGAGGTATCGATAACCGAGAAGTTAACCCTATCCGTATTCGTAAATCTGTAAGTGTTGAAAATACATATCTAGATGATTTAAAGACTTTAGAAGCTTGTCTAAAAAAACTACCTAGCTTATATGAAAAGCTAACTAGTCGAATGTCAGATAGGCATTATAAAAGTATCGTAGGTATTTTTGTAAAATTTACTGATACAAGATTTAATAAAACAAGTCTAACTAGAGTGGCTAAAACTCTAGATAAAGAAGCCTATAAAAATCTAATAATTGACTTACATAAAAAACAAAAATATCCCATTCGTTTAATGGGTATTGGTATACGCCTTGGAGAAGTTGATGATAGGCAGATGGAATTATTTTAG
- the dusB gene encoding tRNA dihydrouridine synthase DusB has translation MGFKIADIEIENNVVLAPMAGFCDSAFRTICKEHGAGLIYTEMVSNKAVVERNWETMEMLYMENSEKPLGIQIFGTDLESFVGATKYIAENTECDFLDINMGCPMPKIAKKLQAGAALLKDVDRIHEILTAVVKAVHKPVTVKMRIGWDDQNINAIEVAKACEDAGVSAIALHGRTREQMYTGKANWDIIRDVKKAVDTVVIGNGDVFCPHSAKAMMDHTGVDAVMVGRASRGNPWIFRQIAEYLNTGELVPDPTPVERVDVLGEHLRRLIKLKTARVAVKEIRTHASFYLQDLPSSKEFRQKLNQLDNEGEIFSLLEEYKNFLVSSK, from the coding sequence ATGGGCTTTAAAATAGCTGATATTGAAATAGAAAATAATGTCGTACTTGCGCCGATGGCAGGCTTTTGTGATAGTGCTTTTCGTACTATATGCAAAGAGCATGGCGCAGGACTAATATATACTGAGATGGTAAGTAATAAAGCTGTAGTAGAGCGTAACTGGGAAACAATGGAAATGCTCTATATGGAAAATAGTGAAAAACCACTTGGGATACAAATATTTGGTACAGATCTTGAGAGCTTTGTAGGGGCAACTAAATATATAGCTGAGAATACGGAATGCGATTTTCTTGATATAAATATGGGTTGTCCAATGCCAAAGATTGCTAAGAAACTCCAAGCAGGAGCGGCACTTTTAAAAGATGTTGATAGAATCCATGAAATTCTTACAGCAGTAGTAAAAGCTGTACATAAACCAGTTACAGTAAAGATGCGTATCGGCTGGGATGATCAAAATATCAATGCTATTGAGGTAGCTAAAGCTTGTGAAGATGCAGGCGTAAGTGCTATAGCATTACATGGACGCACAAGAGAGCAGATGTATACCGGTAAAGCCAATTGGGATATTATCCGAGATGTTAAAAAAGCTGTTGATACTGTAGTGATTGGTAATGGAGATGTATTTTGTCCTCACAGCGCAAAAGCAATGATGGATCATACAGGAGTAGATGCTGTGATGGTAGGGCGTGCATCACGTGGTAATCCATGGATTTTTAGACAGATTGCAGAATATCTAAATACTGGTGAGTTAGTGCCAGATCCTACACCAGTTGAGAGAGTTGATGTATTAGGTGAACATTTAAGACGTTTAATTAAGCTAAAAACTGCAAGAGTAGCTGTTAAAGAGATTCGCACTCACGCTAGCTTTTACCTTCAAGATTTGCCTAGTTCAAAAGAGTTTCGTCAGAAATTAAATCAGTTAGATAATGAAGGGGAGATATTTAGCCTATTAGAAGAGTATAAGAATTTTTTAGTGAGCTCAAAATAG
- a CDS encoding DEAD/DEAH box helicase family protein, with translation MPYSEADTKAKLITPKLRDSGWDERSITREYYFTDGRKQAGGARGEKKFVDYLLRYQDINLAIVEAKKEDVNYKQGLQQVIAYGRALDVEYVYSTNGHNILEYHIPTGQSQDIDEFPTPRELFERKYPNINKVRQNVVTQEFFSDGTKTPRYYQKIAVQKTIDALSSGKDRILLTLATGTGKTYIAFQIAYRVLESRWRKNDIGNKKPRILYLADRNILIEQAMNEFNPLENDCKRLQGVSIKKNGGKVPFSGNIFFAIYQAVAENKNRQYLTTDSEDDSLTAYYKQYPADFFDLIIIDECHRGSANDDSSWREIIEYFSSAVHLGLTATPKRDVNGDTYSYFGDPIYEYSLKDGINDGFLTPYKVKRITTNIDEYRPNTHDSVDGDLPNKVYGINDWEKTITSQQRHELIAKTVLDNINKMDKTIVFCKNQPHALELKLAIDRFKKVKNPDYCVRVTSDEGQIGRDYLEPFQDNDKDIPVILTSSKMLTTGVDAKNVRNIVLTAPIESMIEFKQIIGRGTRTFEGKDFFTILDFVKASDKFYDKDWDGVADVVTDVKADGKSKDDVKEVKEIDPIENLKEKDDEPKKYEPINITIKGRKLKVLDIETSYVGVDGRPIATQEYLEQLIGVLGKYCQNDEQALKDAWANPKYRQTLLANLEEMLSFGQNIDNIKAIFKAKDSDIYDVLNHLVFSKDIITREQRAVAAESSEFIQQLQNAKAREFLLFVLDKYKKDGVVELEQKRLPSLVELSGLGTVSELSNDFGGMAQLKESYLQLQREIYR, from the coding sequence ATGCCTTACTCAGAAGCAGATACCAAAGCTAAGCTTATAACACCAAAACTACGTGATAGTGGTTGGGATGAACGCAGTATTACCCGTGAGTATTATTTTACAGATGGGCGTAAACAAGCTGGTGGTGCTAGAGGTGAGAAAAAGTTTGTAGATTATCTATTGCGTTATCAAGATATAAACTTAGCAATTGTTGAGGCAAAAAAAGAAGATGTAAACTATAAGCAAGGTCTACAACAAGTTATAGCTTATGGTAGAGCACTAGATGTTGAATATGTCTACTCTACAAATGGACATAATATCCTTGAGTACCATATCCCAACAGGTCAAAGCCAAGATATAGATGAGTTTCCAACTCCTAGAGAACTCTTTGAGCGTAAATATCCAAATATTAATAAAGTCAGACAAAATGTAGTTACACAAGAGTTTTTCTCAGATGGTACAAAGACACCTCGCTATTATCAAAAGATAGCAGTACAAAAAACTATAGATGCTCTTAGTAGTGGAAAAGATAGAATCTTACTAACATTAGCGACAGGGACTGGTAAAACATATATAGCTTTTCAGATAGCATATAGAGTGCTTGAATCAAGATGGCGAAAGAATGATATAGGTAATAAAAAGCCGCGAATCTTGTACTTGGCAGATAGAAATATCTTGATAGAGCAAGCTATGAATGAGTTTAATCCGCTAGAGAATGATTGTAAAAGGCTACAAGGTGTATCTATTAAGAAAAACGGTGGTAAAGTGCCATTTAGTGGTAATATCTTCTTTGCGATTTATCAAGCAGTAGCCGAGAATAAAAATCGTCAGTATTTAACTACAGATAGTGAAGATGATAGCCTCACAGCTTATTATAAGCAGTATCCAGCAGATTTCTTTGATTTGATAATTATAGATGAGTGTCATCGCGGCAGTGCCAATGATGATAGCTCATGGCGTGAGATTATTGAGTATTTCTCTAGTGCAGTACATCTAGGGCTGACAGCTACACCTAAAAGGGATGTTAATGGTGACACTTATAGCTACTTTGGCGATCCTATTTATGAGTACTCGCTTAAAGATGGTATTAATGATGGTTTCTTGACTCCATATAAGGTTAAACGCATTACAACAAATATTGATGAATATCGACCAAATACTCATGATAGTGTAGATGGAGATTTGCCAAATAAGGTCTATGGTATCAACGATTGGGAGAAAACTATCACAAGTCAACAACGCCATGAGCTAATTGCAAAGACTGTACTTGATAATATCAATAAGATGGATAAGACTATAGTCTTTTGTAAAAATCAGCCACATGCTCTCGAGCTAAAGCTTGCTATAGATAGATTTAAAAAAGTCAAAAATCCTGACTACTGTGTGCGTGTGACTTCTGATGAAGGACAAATTGGGCGTGATTATCTCGAGCCGTTTCAAGATAATGATAAAGATATACCTGTGATTTTAACATCATCAAAAATGCTAACTACTGGTGTAGATGCTAAAAATGTCCGCAATATCGTGCTAACAGCTCCGATAGAATCAATGATTGAGTTTAAGCAGATAATCGGTAGAGGTACTCGAACTTTTGAGGGTAAAGATTTCTTTACAATCCTAGATTTTGTCAAAGCTAGTGATAAGTTCTATGATAAAGATTGGGATGGTGTCGCTGATGTAGTTACAGATGTCAAAGCTGATGGCAAATCTAAAGATGATGTAAAAGAAGTTAAAGAAATAGATCCTATAGAGAATCTTAAAGAAAAGGATGATGAGCCTAAAAAGTATGAGCCAATTAATATCACCATAAAAGGGCGTAAGCTTAAAGTACTAGATATAGAGACTAGTTATGTTGGTGTCGATGGGCGACCAATTGCAACGCAAGAATATCTTGAGCAATTAATCGGTGTATTAGGTAAATATTGCCAAAATGATGAACAAGCTCTCAAAGATGCTTGGGCAAATCCTAAATATAGGCAAACACTATTAGCTAACCTCGAGGAGATGCTAAGCTTTGGGCAAAATATTGATAATATCAAAGCGATCTTTAAAGCTAAAGATAGTGATATCTATGATGTACTCAATCATCTGGTATTTAGTAAAGATATCATTACTCGTGAGCAAAGGGCAGTTGCTGCAGAGTCATCAGAGTTTATACAGCAGTTACAAAATGCTAAGGCGAGGGAGTTTCTACTTTTTGTCTTAGACAAGTATAAAAAAGATGGTGTAGTTGAGCTAGAGCAAAAAAGGCTACCGTCATTAGTTGAGTTAAGTGGACTTGGGACAGTTTCGGAGCTTTCTAATGATTTTGGTGGTATGGCACAGTTAAAAGAAAGCTATTTGCAGTTGCAAAGGGAGATTTATAGATGA
- a CDS encoding RloB family protein, with amino-acid sequence MFINRPFEKTTYEEKSVEPKKLIVLAVEGAVTEHIYFNYLQKNQQDFDFKSIVRLEVLKRDPQDVGKSAPTHLVNELQTFLGDSKKIQKIKGDVFDNEYDILGIVADIEKSNDRKVNLNKAIKACNDNSIKFFLTNPCFDFWLLLHFDISEYCHEVLFENKKVSNTKGAVLDN; translated from the coding sequence ATGTTTATAAATAGACCTTTTGAAAAAACTACTTATGAAGAAAAATCTGTAGAGCCAAAAAAGCTTATTGTTTTAGCTGTTGAGGGAGCTGTTACAGAGCATATATATTTTAATTACCTACAAAAGAATCAGCAAGATTTTGATTTTAAATCTATTGTACGGCTAGAGGTCTTAAAAAGAGATCCTCAAGATGTTGGTAAAAGTGCACCAACGCACCTTGTTAACGAACTTCAAACTTTTTTAGGAGACTCTAAGAAAATACAGAAAATTAAAGGTGATGTTTTTGATAATGAGTACGATATTTTAGGAATAGTCGCTGATATTGAAAAATCAAATGATAGAAAAGTTAATCTAAATAAAGCTATTAAAGCGTGTAATGATAATAGTATTAAGTTCTTTCTTACGAATCCATGTTTTGATTTTTGGCTCTTACTTCATTTTGATATTTCTGAATATTGCCATGAAGTTTTATTTGAAAATAAAAAAGTTAGTAATACAAAAGGGGCTGTCCTAGATAACTAA
- a CDS encoding ATP-binding protein, protein MLKRFSFENYLSFKDESTLDLTATGIREHSEHVHKFKDVGILKGVVIYGANASGKSNIVKALSFSRKLILNGIKDVSTYKKYFRLDEQSKNNHTKFDFELEFDNKFYAYGFSISMNEGIIQSEWLYQIGIAKPKKIFERNGCNIDVDIKEPKLKPRFEIYKEDMKEEFLFLKEIAGKNLKDDEVKIFSEIFGWFEKKLLLIYPDNKFRVTSLHDNKEQQAHFLEYLKLFDTGIEEIKSIDEDFDKINIDKPLKEFIEKYLRDKNKSIPIPYKGELLTFVKDDDSHIKVKRLGLVHNTNIDDFFDLADESDGTQRLFDLIPLISMFSSDMTIVIDEFERSLHPNLTEKFLEIFYKKAEDNKSQLIVTSHESKLLSLDLLRRDEIWFVKKNKQGVSETYPLSKFNIRNDKKIEKDYLVGRFDAVPIINIYDDI, encoded by the coding sequence GTGTTAAAAAGGTTTTCTTTTGAGAATTATTTGTCATTTAAAGATGAGTCTACTTTAGATTTAACTGCAACAGGAATTAGAGAGCATTCTGAGCACGTACATAAGTTTAAAGACGTTGGTATTTTAAAAGGTGTGGTTATATATGGAGCTAATGCTTCAGGAAAATCAAATATAGTAAAAGCTTTAAGCTTTAGTAGAAAATTGATTTTAAATGGTATTAAAGATGTAAGTACATACAAAAAGTATTTTAGGTTAGATGAACAATCTAAGAATAATCATACTAAATTTGATTTTGAATTAGAATTTGATAATAAGTTCTATGCTTATGGGTTTAGTATCAGTATGAATGAAGGAATTATTCAATCTGAATGGTTGTATCAAATAGGTATAGCAAAGCCAAAGAAAATTTTTGAAAGAAATGGTTGTAATATAGATGTAGATATAAAAGAACCTAAATTAAAGCCTCGTTTTGAAATATATAAAGAAGATATGAAAGAAGAATTTCTTTTTTTAAAAGAAATTGCTGGAAAAAACCTTAAAGATGATGAGGTAAAAATTTTTAGTGAAATTTTTGGTTGGTTTGAGAAAAAATTGTTATTAATTTATCCTGATAATAAATTTCGTGTTACTTCTTTACACGATAATAAGGAGCAACAAGCTCATTTTTTAGAGTATTTGAAACTTTTTGATACAGGAATAGAAGAGATAAAGTCAATAGATGAAGATTTTGATAAAATAAATATAGATAAACCATTAAAAGAATTTATTGAAAAATATCTTAGAGATAAAAATAAAAGTATCCCGATACCTTATAAAGGAGAGCTTTTAACCTTCGTTAAAGATGATGATAGCCACATAAAAGTTAAGCGTTTAGGTTTAGTGCATAATACTAATATTGATGATTTCTTTGATCTTGCTGATGAATCTGATGGTACACAGAGATTATTTGATTTGATACCTTTAATTTCTATGTTTTCTTCTGATATGACAATAGTTATAGATGAGTTTGAACGAAGTTTACATCCAAATCTTACAGAAAAGTTTTTAGAAATTTTTTATAAGAAAGCTGAGGATAATAAATCACAATTAATTGTGACATCTCATGAATCAAAACTATTGAGTTTAGATTTGTTAAGAAGAGACGAAATTTGGTTTGTGAAAAAGAACAAGCAAGGTGTATCAGAAACCTATCCGTTAAGTAAATTTAATATAAGAAATGATAAGAAAATTGAGAAAGACTATTTAGTTGGAAGGTTTGATGCTGTACCTATTATAAACATTTATGATGATATATAA
- a CDS encoding IS1595 family transposase yields the protein MRKSRLSTYKQDKLIELFIAGSTARTASELVSVNKTTASYYFHRLRLLIYENSEHLEMFTGEIEVDESYFGGTRKGKRGRGAGGKVPVFGLLKRNGKVYTVIIPNAKSDTLLPIIREKVKPDCIVYTDTFRSYNALDVSEFKHYRINHSKLFAKKHNHINGIENFWNQAKRHLRKFNGIPRDHFYLFLKECEWRFNHSDSKEQLKLIKHWVRESLK from the coding sequence ATGAGGAAAAGTAGATTAAGTACATACAAGCAAGACAAATTAATAGAGTTATTTATAGCAGGAAGTACAGCACGAACTGCATCAGAATTAGTATCAGTAAATAAAACCACAGCCAGCTATTATTTTCATAGATTAAGATTATTAATTTATGAAAATAGTGAGCATTTAGAAATGTTTACAGGAGAGATTGAAGTAGATGAAAGCTATTTTGGAGGAACTCGTAAAGGGAAACGAGGTAGAGGAGCTGGTGGTAAAGTTCCTGTATTTGGCTTACTTAAACGTAATGGTAAGGTATATACAGTAATCATTCCAAATGCTAAGAGTGATACTCTATTACCAATAATTAGAGAAAAAGTTAAACCTGATTGTATCGTTTACACTGATACTTTTAGGAGTTATAATGCCTTAGATGTTTCAGAGTTTAAACATTATAGAATTAACCATAGTAAGCTGTTTGCAAAGAAGCATAATCATATAAACGGTATAGAAAACTTCTGGAATCAAGCTAAGAGACATTTGAGAAAATTTAATGGTATTCCTAGAGACCATTTTTACTTGTTTTTGAAGGAATGTGAGTGGAGATTTAATCACAGTGATTCTAAGGAACAGCTAAAGCTAATTAAACACTGGGTTAGAGAGAGTTTAAAGTAA
- a CDS encoding MFS transporter, whose protein sequence is MMLIIIKLILSVAMVLGLIYISEKNSRLGGLFSGLPLSVGIFTYFNAKQNGVDFLVSSMPYAIAGFANMMLFTIAFYLGGKLFIKSRSLNTASALIIALIVYFISGYLVTLLDLSLLLGFVIFILSMIVSIIFFSQIPKNVNITKKSTSKPINGIIIIIFRIIFVSAVVLLITGVSGYVGHQWAGIFSSFPVMLASVITVLIFSYGDQIYPNVLKHFSYGVSTLVVYDLLIFWLYPAIGINLGTIVAYIICFIYLLFLNKLNR, encoded by the coding sequence ATGATGTTAATAATTATTAAACTAATACTCTCAGTAGCTATGGTACTAGGGCTTATTTATATTTCAGAAAAAAATTCTCGATTAGGCGGTTTATTTTCTGGGCTGCCTTTAAGTGTAGGTATATTTACTTATTTTAATGCTAAACAAAATGGCGTTGACTTTTTAGTTAGTTCTATGCCTTATGCAATCGCTGGGTTTGCTAACATGATGTTATTTACAATAGCATTTTATCTTGGAGGTAAACTTTTTATAAAGAGTCGTTCCTTAAATACTGCTAGTGCGCTAATAATTGCGTTGATTGTTTATTTTATTAGCGGTTATTTAGTAACTTTACTAGATCTAAGTTTATTATTAGGTTTTGTAATATTTATATTGTCTATGATTGTTAGTATTATTTTCTTTTCTCAAATACCAAAGAATGTAAACATAACTAAAAAAAGTACTTCAAAACCAATTAATGGAATCATTATAATTATATTTAGAATTATTTTTGTCTCTGCTGTAGTTTTATTAATAACTGGTGTATCTGGATATGTGGGACATCAGTGGGCTGGAATATTTTCATCTTTCCCTGTTATGTTAGCTTCAGTAATTACGGTATTAATCTTTAGCTATGGTGATCAAATTTATCCAAATGTACTTAAACACTTCTCATATGGAGTATCCACTTTAGTGGTATATGATCTATTAATTTTCTGGCTATACCCAGCAATAGGCATTAATTTAGGTACAATAGTTGCTTATATTATTTGTTTTATTTATTTACTATTTCTAAATAAGCTAAATCGCTAA
- a CDS encoding DJ-1/PfpI family protein, producing MTDLVIVLFNDFETLDVFGPVEVLGSFKEHFKLDYYSLEGGNITSSQNVSIITKKLSQISGKDYILFVPGGMGTRQLIHDKELITELARLATKAKYILTVCTGSSLFSQTNLLDNKHVTSNKKALNWTKSIAPNVQWIDKARWVKDGNIYSSSGVSAGIDMSLGFIADLLGYDVAKQKSIEIEYSWQEDATIDEFADIYK from the coding sequence ATGACAGATTTAGTAATTGTATTATTTAATGATTTTGAGACTTTAGACGTATTTGGTCCAGTAGAAGTCTTAGGAAGTTTTAAAGAGCATTTTAAATTAGATTACTACTCTCTAGAAGGAGGAAATATAACTAGCAGTCAAAATGTCTCAATAATTACTAAAAAACTTAGTCAAATATCTGGAAAAGACTATATATTATTTGTCCCTGGAGGTATGGGCACTCGCCAGTTAATACATGATAAAGAACTAATAACTGAATTAGCTAGATTAGCAACTAAAGCTAAATATATACTTACAGTTTGTACAGGATCTTCTTTATTTTCACAAACAAATCTACTAGATAATAAACATGTCACTTCAAATAAAAAAGCTCTAAACTGGACAAAATCTATAGCTCCAAATGTACAATGGATTGATAAAGCTCGATGGGTAAAAGATGGAAATATTTACTCAAGCTCAGGAGTTAGTGCTGGTATAGATATGAGTTTAGGATTTATTGCAGATTTATTAGGTTATGATGTTGCTAAGCAAAAAAGTATCGAGATCGAATACTCATGGCAAGAAGATGCAACTATAGATGAGTTTGCAGATATTTATAAATAA
- a CDS encoding GIY-YIG nuclease family protein, protein MNKRGFVYILTNQNQTVLYIGVTSNLKQRIYQHKNMLIEGFSKKYRTHKLVYYEIAENIEFAILREKQLKRWHKDWKINLIKQSNPDLDDLYDSL, encoded by the coding sequence ATGAATAAAAGAGGTTTTGTTTATATACTGACAAATCAAAATCAAACAGTTTTGTATATAGGTGTTACATCAAACCTCAAACAAAGAATTTATCAGCATAAAAATATGCTAATAGAAGGTTTTTCTAAGAAATACCGTACTCATAAGTTAGTATATTATGAAATAGCAGAAAATATTGAGTTTGCTATATTAAGAGAAAAACAGCTCAAACGATGGCATAAAGATTGGAAAATTAATTTGATTAAACAGAGTAACCCTGATTTAGATGATCTATATGATAGTCTATAG